Proteins from one Nitrobacteraceae bacterium AZCC 2146 genomic window:
- a CDS encoding dolichol-phosphate mannosyltransferase (product_source=KO:K00721; cath_funfam=3.90.550.10; cog=COG0463; ko=KO:K00721; pfam=PF00535,PF04138; superfamily=53448; transmembrane_helix_parts=Inside_1_254,TMhelix_255_277,Outside_278_286,TMhelix_287_306,Inside_307_318,TMhelix_319_341,Outside_342_350,TMhelix_351_373,Inside_374_377), whose protein sequence is MNEAIRPGPGQPSQAGSPLQLSVIVPTFNECDNVVTLVQRLDVALAGIAWEVIFVDDNSPDGTSDVVRMLARQDSRVRCIRRIGRRGLSGACIEGMLASSAPCAAVIDGDLQHDETQLAKMLGLLENGAADLVIGSRYVEGGSADSFNQQRLGASKFATSVAQRVLRVKIADPMSGFFMIRRDRFEQLAPQLSTQGFKILLDVVATAHGDLRVVEVPYTFGSRMHGESKLDSMVALDFLGLVLAKLTNDVVSLRFLLFALVGSIGLFVHFAALFVALEGGDLPFAEAQACAALLAMTSNFLLNNFLTYRDQRLKGFGILRGLLLFYLVCSVGLLANVGVAFSVYDQEPIWWLAGAAGALMGVVWNYAMSGLFVWRKR, encoded by the coding sequence ATGAATGAAGCCATCAGACCGGGGCCCGGACAACCATCGCAAGCGGGTTCTCCGCTGCAGCTGTCCGTGATTGTTCCCACCTTCAACGAGTGCGACAACGTCGTCACCTTGGTGCAGCGGCTCGATGTCGCGCTTGCGGGTATCGCGTGGGAAGTCATCTTCGTCGACGACAATTCGCCCGACGGAACCTCGGATGTGGTGCGCATGCTGGCGCGCCAGGATTCCCGCGTTCGCTGCATTCGGCGGATCGGGCGGCGTGGCCTCTCCGGCGCCTGCATCGAGGGTATGCTGGCTTCCAGCGCGCCTTGCGCGGCGGTGATCGACGGCGACCTGCAGCATGACGAGACCCAGCTGGCGAAGATGCTCGGGCTGCTGGAAAACGGCGCCGCGGATCTCGTGATCGGCAGCCGCTATGTCGAAGGCGGCAGCGCCGACAGCTTCAACCAGCAGCGGCTCGGCGCCAGCAAGTTCGCGACCTCCGTTGCGCAGCGCGTCCTCCGTGTGAAAATTGCCGATCCGATGAGTGGGTTCTTCATGATCCGCCGCGATCGCTTCGAACAACTGGCGCCGCAACTCTCCACGCAAGGCTTCAAGATCCTGCTCGATGTCGTTGCGACCGCGCATGGCGATCTGCGCGTGGTCGAGGTGCCCTATACCTTTGGCTCGCGCATGCATGGCGAGAGCAAACTCGATTCCATGGTGGCGCTGGATTTCCTCGGCCTCGTGCTGGCGAAGCTGACCAACGACGTGGTGTCGCTGCGTTTCCTGCTGTTCGCGCTGGTTGGTTCGATCGGCCTGTTCGTGCATTTCGCGGCGCTGTTCGTTGCGCTTGAAGGGGGCGACTTGCCGTTCGCGGAAGCGCAGGCCTGCGCCGCGCTGCTGGCGATGACCAGCAATTTCCTGCTCAACAATTTCCTGACCTACCGTGACCAGCGGCTGAAAGGTTTTGGCATCCTGCGCGGCCTGTTGCTGTTCTATCTGGTCTGTAGCGTTGGGCTGCTCGCCAATGTCGGCGTGGCGTTCTCGGTCTACGATCAGGAGCCGATCTGGTGGCTGGCGGGCGCCGCGGGGGCGCTGATGGGCGTGGTCTGGAACTACGCGATGTCGGGCCTGTTCGTCTGGCGCAAACGGTGA
- a CDS encoding citrate lyase alpha subunit (product_source=COG3051; cleavage_site_network=SignalP-noTM; cog=COG3051; superfamily=53187): MTNILKPFFFTASLILVGALGAGAAGAEATHVEAATATVLADGKVIKALDAIKADYARALAEQKRITEIPAPPYKEQARGAYLLKRFQELGLKDASIDSEGNVIALRKGSAGTPKLVISAHQDTGFSGGHRRHREGKGRHVSRPGHR, translated from the coding sequence ATGACAAACATCCTCAAGCCGTTCTTTTTCACCGCTTCGTTGATACTGGTTGGCGCGCTCGGCGCAGGTGCCGCCGGCGCCGAAGCGACACATGTCGAAGCCGCGACAGCGACGGTGCTTGCGGATGGCAAGGTCATCAAGGCGCTCGACGCGATCAAGGCCGACTATGCACGCGCGCTTGCAGAGCAAAAGCGCATCACCGAAATTCCCGCGCCTCCCTACAAGGAACAGGCGCGGGGCGCGTATCTGCTCAAGCGCTTTCAGGAACTCGGCCTGAAGGACGCCTCGATCGATAGCGAAGGCAATGTGATCGCCCTGCGCAAGGGCAGCGCCGGCACGCCAAAGCTTGTGATTTCCGCGCATCAGGACACCGGTTTTTCCGGAGGGCACCGACGTCACCGTGAAGGAAAAGGACGGCATGTTTCTCGCCCCGGGCATCGGTGA
- a CDS encoding acetylornithine deacetylase/succinyl-diaminopimelate desuccinylase-like protein (product_source=COG0624; cath_funfam=3.40.630.10; cog=COG0624; pfam=PF01546,PF07687; superfamily=53187) — translation MFLAPGIGDDSRGLAALLSLVQALNDQQISTVGDIMFVATVGEEELGNLRGVKALFRDHKDIDGFISIDGLGITRVVNQGTGSHRYEMIFKGPGGHSFQEFGLPSATHALGRAVAKISELQTPADPKTTFTVGTVSGGTSVNAIAAEARMAVDMRSNSTEELLKLEARLLDLVRQAASEENQRWHSDKITVEIKLIGDRPAGLVAEDSPIVQATQRAVTVLTRAPRVTFAGSSTDSNLAMSLGIPAVTIGGGGEGGNWHSRNEWYRPVNAYFGPQNALLTMLVLSGLDGVTKPMLPARH, via the coding sequence ATGTTTCTCGCCCCGGGCATCGGTGACGATTCGCGGGGGCTCGCGGCGCTGCTGTCGCTGGTGCAGGCGCTCAACGACCAGCAAATCTCCACGGTCGGCGACATCATGTTTGTTGCCACCGTCGGCGAGGAAGAACTGGGCAATCTGCGCGGCGTCAAGGCGCTGTTTCGGGACCACAAGGATATCGATGGCTTCATCTCGATCGACGGCCTCGGCATCACCCGCGTGGTCAATCAGGGCACCGGCAGCCATCGCTACGAGATGATCTTCAAAGGCCCCGGCGGCCACAGCTTCCAGGAATTCGGATTGCCAAGCGCAACCCACGCGCTGGGGCGCGCGGTCGCCAAGATTTCCGAATTGCAGACACCCGCGGATCCGAAAACCACGTTCACGGTCGGAACGGTCAGCGGCGGCACGTCGGTCAACGCAATCGCCGCGGAGGCCCGCATGGCGGTCGACATGCGCTCGAATTCCACCGAGGAACTGTTGAAGCTCGAGGCGCGTCTGCTCGATCTCGTCAGGCAAGCCGCGTCCGAGGAGAACCAGCGCTGGCACTCGGACAAGATCACCGTGGAGATCAAGCTGATCGGCGATCGTCCCGCAGGGCTCGTCGCCGAGGACTCGCCCATCGTGCAGGCAACCCAGCGCGCGGTGACCGTCCTCACGCGCGCGCCCCGCGTCACCTTTGCCGGTTCGAGCACTGATTCCAATCTCGCGATGTCGCTCGGCATCCCGGCGGTGACAATCGGCGGCGGCGGCGAAGGTGGCAACTGGCACTCGCGCAATGAATGGTACCGGCCGGTCAACGCCTATTTCGGGCCGCAGAATGCCTTGCTGACAATGCTCGTGCTGTCCGGCCTTGACGGCGTGACGAAGCCAATGCTGCCTGCTCGACACTAG
- a CDS encoding diguanylate cyclase (GGDEF)-like protein (product_source=TIGR00254; cath_funfam=3.30.70.270; cog=COG2199; pfam=PF00990,PF02743; smart=SM00267,SM00382; superfamily=103190,55073; tigrfam=TIGR00254; transmembrane_helix_parts=Outside_1_25,TMhelix_26_45,Inside_46_267,TMhelix_268_287,Outside_288_296,TMhelix_297_319,Inside_320_531): protein MLRSRGDAEARDASSLAWTQSHHRLTVPFLLLALCFSAVCGWILLEGRRATETRAAEVATSLANSLRSDIARNVETLNLSLEAVVNNLKLPGLDRLSPEMRQQVLFDHSSTARYLTSILIVDEAGQITLDSRSSNPSHQNMSDRDYFQIHRDSDSVGLFISRPFTSRLSGRMLVAFSRRLSHPDGSFAGVVLGAMLQDYFQSGFKDISLGPNGTVTLARADGIVLMRWPYREGFVGSSMKRAELFVHFPRASSGHYESRAVSDGIKRLFVYTQVDNLPLIVVVGQSLDDIFAPWWRQALAIGALMVVLCAVTVVLAVSLNRELTRRNAAERKLTVLATIDGLTGLANRRHFSRTLAYEWRRAMRSRAPVALLMIDADRFKLYNDSHGHQAGDLLLQAIAASIAAHVKRSSDLGARYGGDEFAVLLPDTSLGDAAALAERIRQDLIARCSADEIQRGHAQLSIGVACLVPSAEAKHRDLVAAADKALYKAKHLGRNRTELAETDDAGSLAPEAGTQTGEGVLAASEGSSAVA, encoded by the coding sequence ATGCTTCGGTCGCGTGGTGACGCCGAAGCGCGCGACGCGTCTAGTCTGGCGTGGACACAGTCGCACCACCGACTCACTGTTCCGTTTCTTTTGCTGGCGCTCTGCTTTTCCGCGGTGTGCGGATGGATCCTGCTGGAAGGGCGCCGTGCCACGGAGACGCGTGCTGCCGAGGTTGCCACCAGCCTCGCCAACTCGCTCAGGTCCGACATCGCCCGCAACGTGGAAACCCTGAACCTGTCGCTCGAAGCGGTGGTGAACAATCTGAAGCTGCCGGGTCTCGACCGCCTCAGTCCGGAAATGCGCCAGCAGGTGCTGTTCGATCATTCCTCGACCGCTCGCTATCTGACATCGATCCTCATCGTCGATGAAGCGGGTCAGATCACGCTCGATTCCAGAAGCAGCAACCCATCGCACCAGAACATGTCCGACCGCGACTATTTTCAGATCCACAGGGACAGTGACTCCGTGGGTCTGTTCATCAGTCGTCCGTTCACGTCCCGTCTCAGCGGCCGCATGCTGGTGGCGTTCAGCCGGCGACTGTCGCATCCGGATGGCTCCTTTGCCGGCGTCGTGCTTGGCGCCATGCTGCAGGACTATTTTCAGTCGGGGTTCAAGGATATTTCCCTCGGCCCCAACGGTACAGTGACGCTGGCCCGCGCCGACGGCATTGTGCTGATGCGCTGGCCCTATCGCGAGGGTTTTGTCGGCAGCAGTATGAAGCGGGCCGAATTGTTCGTTCACTTTCCGCGCGCCAGCAGCGGCCACTATGAATCCCGGGCGGTGTCGGACGGGATCAAGCGGTTGTTCGTGTATACCCAGGTCGATAACCTGCCACTGATCGTCGTGGTCGGTCAGTCGCTCGACGACATCTTCGCGCCGTGGTGGCGCCAGGCGCTCGCCATCGGCGCACTCATGGTGGTGCTTTGCGCAGTGACGGTTGTGCTGGCGGTGTCCCTGAATCGCGAACTGACGCGCCGGAACGCCGCGGAAAGGAAGCTCACCGTTCTGGCCACGATTGACGGGCTCACCGGTCTCGCCAACCGGCGGCATTTCAGCCGGACGCTGGCCTATGAATGGCGTCGCGCGATGCGCAGCCGCGCCCCTGTCGCACTGCTGATGATCGACGCCGACAGGTTCAAACTCTACAACGACAGCCATGGCCATCAGGCAGGCGACCTGCTGCTGCAGGCCATTGCCGCGTCGATCGCGGCGCATGTGAAGCGTTCGTCGGACCTGGGTGCGCGCTATGGCGGCGACGAATTCGCCGTTCTGCTGCCGGATACATCTCTCGGAGATGCGGCAGCGCTTGCCGAACGGATTCGCCAGGATCTGATCGCCCGCTGCAGCGCGGACGAGATCCAGCGCGGCCACGCGCAATTGAGTATCGGCGTCGCGTGTCTGGTGCCCAGTGCTGAGGCAAAGCATCGCGACCTCGTCGCCGCTGCCGACAAGGCGCTCTACAAGGCCAAGCATCTCGGCCGCAATCGCACCGAGTTGGCGGAGACGGATGATGCCGGCTCCCTCGCGCCTGAAGCGGGCACGCAGACCGGCGAGGGCGTTCTTGCCGCCTCTGAAGGATCTTCCGCTGTTGCTTAG
- a CDS encoding uncharacterized protein YecE (DUF72 family) (product_source=COG1801; cath_funfam=3.20.20.410; cog=COG1801; pfam=PF01904; superfamily=117396) produces MTKGLHRTSEKSGNIYVGIGGWTFAPWRGVFYPEKLTQAKELSYAASKLTSIEINGTFYGSQKPESFRKWAREVPDRFVFSLKGPRFATNRRVLAEAGDSVKRFYDSGVLELGDKLGPVLWQFAPTKKFDGADFGQFLELLPRELDGRQLRHVVEVRHDSFCVPEFVALLRQFKTPVVFSEHATYPAISDITGDFVYARLQKGEDSIKTAYPPKALDAWVKRLQTWAGGGEPSDLPRVDDAKAKKQPRDVFAYVIHEAKVRAPAGAMALIERLN; encoded by the coding sequence GTGACCAAGGGTTTGCATCGCACATCAGAAAAGTCGGGCAATATCTACGTTGGCATCGGCGGATGGACCTTTGCGCCTTGGCGCGGGGTATTTTACCCCGAGAAACTCACGCAGGCGAAGGAACTCAGCTATGCGGCGTCCAAGCTGACCTCGATCGAGATCAATGGTACCTTCTACGGCTCGCAGAAGCCGGAGAGCTTTCGCAAATGGGCGCGCGAAGTGCCCGATCGTTTTGTGTTCTCGCTGAAGGGCCCGCGCTTCGCCACCAACCGCCGCGTGCTCGCTGAAGCCGGCGACTCCGTGAAACGCTTCTACGATTCCGGCGTGCTTGAACTCGGCGACAAGCTCGGCCCGGTGCTGTGGCAATTCGCGCCGACCAAGAAATTCGACGGCGCCGACTTCGGTCAATTTCTCGAACTGCTGCCGCGCGAACTGGACGGGCGCCAACTGCGTCATGTCGTCGAGGTGCGCCACGACAGTTTTTGCGTGCCGGAGTTCGTTGCCTTGCTGCGGCAGTTCAAGACCCCCGTGGTGTTCTCCGAACATGCCACCTACCCCGCGATCTCCGATATCACCGGCGATTTCGTCTACGCGCGGCTGCAGAAGGGCGAGGACAGCATCAAGACCGCCTACCCGCCGAAGGCGCTGGATGCCTGGGTGAAGCGACTGCAGACCTGGGCCGGCGGTGGCGAACCATCGGACTTGCCGCGCGTCGACGATGCCAAAGCCAAGAAGCAACCGCGCGACGTGTTTGCCTATGTGATCCACGAAGCCAAGGTGCGCGCGCCCGCAGGCGCGATGGCGCTGATCGAGCGGCTGAACTGA
- a CDS encoding tripartite-type tricarboxylate transporter receptor subunit TctC (product_source=COG3181; cath_funfam=3.40.190.10; cleavage_site_network=SignalP-noTM; cog=COG3181; pfam=PF03401; superfamily=53850): MTGFFRALAWIVAALASPVAGVATTQAQTAYPDHPVKIIVPIGPGGSYDLVGRHLADVLSKRMGQAFFVENKPGAGTVIGTQAAAQSEPDGYTLLVGGLSNMAFNSALYSKLSYDPLKDFVPVALVYKFGYVMVGRKDIPHAKLQDIVAAAKANPGSITVATAGVGTGQQLVAAAFMRAAGVKLQEVPYKGSPAAFTDLLAGRIDLFFDSMAAGLPYVQAGQAKGIAVLSSKRSSLAPDVPTMSEAGVPGLDVDSWLGIFAPAKTPPETIAKLRRDIRASLPDLKERFEKSGGEVWDMADDKLDAFVVSEHDSWTRLIREAGIKLD, from the coding sequence ATGACCGGATTTTTCCGTGCGCTGGCATGGATTGTTGCTGCGCTTGCGTCACCGGTTGCAGGCGTGGCGACGACACAGGCTCAAACCGCCTATCCTGACCATCCCGTCAAGATCATCGTCCCGATCGGTCCCGGCGGCAGCTACGATCTCGTCGGCCGGCATCTCGCCGACGTGCTGTCCAAGCGGATGGGACAAGCTTTCTTTGTCGAGAACAAGCCTGGCGCCGGCACCGTCATAGGGACGCAGGCGGCTGCGCAGAGTGAGCCCGATGGCTACACGTTGCTGGTCGGCGGGCTCTCCAACATGGCTTTCAACTCGGCGCTGTATTCGAAGCTCAGTTACGACCCGCTCAAGGATTTCGTGCCGGTCGCACTGGTCTACAAGTTTGGTTACGTGATGGTCGGTCGCAAGGATATCCCGCACGCGAAGCTGCAGGACATCGTCGCGGCTGCGAAAGCCAACCCGGGCTCGATCACAGTGGCGACCGCCGGCGTCGGAACCGGTCAGCAACTGGTGGCCGCGGCATTTATGAGGGCCGCCGGCGTGAAGCTGCAGGAAGTGCCGTACAAGGGTTCGCCGGCGGCTTTCACGGATCTGCTTGCAGGTCGTATCGATCTGTTCTTCGACTCGATGGCCGCCGGCTTGCCATACGTGCAAGCGGGGCAGGCCAAGGGGATCGCTGTGCTGTCGTCCAAACGCAGTTCGCTTGCGCCGGATGTCCCGACCATGTCGGAGGCTGGCGTGCCCGGTCTCGATGTCGATTCCTGGCTTGGAATCTTCGCGCCGGCGAAAACCCCGCCGGAAACCATTGCCAAATTACGCCGTGATATTCGCGCTTCGCTACCCGACCTCAAGGAACGCTTCGAGAAGAGCGGCGGCGAAGTATGGGACATGGCGGACGACAAACTCGATGCATTCGTCGTGTCTGAACATGACAGCTGGACAAGGCTGATCCGCGAGGCCGGCATCAAACTGGATTGA
- a CDS encoding uncharacterized protein (DUF488 family) (product_source=COG5483; cog=COG5483; pfam=PF04343), which translates to MARHTKRLFTVGYEQTPAKAVLDELQQAGVKLLVDVRAVAASRRPGFSKKQLAAGLDERGIGYVHLRGLGTPKDGRDAARGGKYDQLRKIYQAHLKTPQAKEELDELAALVKKAGPVCILCYERDHQHCHRQWIAEIIEDREGITIENLLPSQL; encoded by the coding sequence ATGGCTCGCCATACCAAACGCCTCTTCACCGTCGGCTATGAGCAGACCCCTGCCAAGGCGGTGCTCGACGAACTGCAGCAGGCCGGCGTCAAATTGCTGGTGGATGTGCGCGCGGTCGCCGCCTCGCGCCGGCCCGGCTTTTCCAAGAAACAGCTCGCGGCCGGCCTCGACGAGCGCGGCATCGGCTATGTCCATCTGCGCGGCCTGGGTACCCCGAAGGACGGCCGCGACGCCGCGCGCGGCGGCAAATACGACCAGCTACGGAAAATCTACCAGGCGCATCTGAAGACGCCGCAGGCCAAGGAAGAGCTCGACGAGCTTGCCGCGCTGGTGAAGAAAGCCGGGCCGGTCTGCATCCTCTGCTACGAGCGCGATCACCAGCACTGCCACCGACAGTGGATCGCCGAGATCATCGAGGACCGCGAAGGCATCACGATCGAGAACCTGCTGCCGTCACAGCTCTGA
- a CDS encoding hypothetical protein (product_source=Hypo-rule applied; cleavage_site_network=SignalP-noTM; pfam=PF17036; superfamily=103515): protein MRWGLTLRALCIAAAVTACGINHALTQEADDDQDEETSTVEKKASGWSVLFDPVISRKPAFDFLTGGMPDRLLYFTGLDIWRCGFGAYAGMQWAPKGINKDGFILRLFTSEGLERYTTFKRRYETQIFRGSLMPGIRFKRGNFEMQVLGGVDVEADYLLINRRLAATRSRIGARFTTDVWWEPTRSLMLQYSLSGTMIDNGINSRIAAGWRLFDRFWIGPEASLSSDYFGRQYRVGAHLTGLRTGDYEWSVAAGYVQDSFQRDGIYGRLGIMVRPPREPFFEN from the coding sequence ATGCGTTGGGGGTTGACGTTGCGTGCCTTGTGCATCGCCGCGGCCGTGACGGCTTGCGGTATCAACCACGCGCTGACTCAGGAGGCGGACGACGACCAGGACGAGGAAACATCGACCGTTGAGAAGAAAGCGTCCGGTTGGTCCGTGCTTTTTGATCCAGTGATATCGAGGAAGCCGGCGTTCGACTTCCTGACCGGCGGCATGCCCGACCGCTTGCTGTACTTCACCGGCCTCGACATCTGGCGCTGCGGCTTTGGCGCCTATGCCGGGATGCAGTGGGCGCCGAAGGGAATCAACAAGGACGGCTTCATCCTGCGCCTTTTCACGTCCGAGGGCCTCGAACGCTACACCACATTCAAACGCCGCTACGAGACCCAGATCTTCCGCGGCTCCCTCATGCCGGGCATCCGATTCAAACGCGGCAACTTCGAAATGCAGGTGCTCGGCGGCGTCGATGTCGAAGCCGACTATCTTCTGATCAACCGGCGGCTCGCAGCCACGCGCAGCAGGATCGGTGCACGATTCACCACCGACGTGTGGTGGGAGCCGACGCGATCGCTGATGCTGCAGTATTCGCTCTCCGGCACCATGATCGACAACGGGATCAACAGCCGCATCGCCGCCGGATGGCGGCTGTTCGACCGGTTCTGGATCGGCCCCGAGGCTTCGCTATCAAGCGATTATTTCGGCCGGCAATACCGGGTCGGCGCCCATCTCACCGGACTGCGCACCGGTGATTATGAATGGTCGGTGGCGGCCGGCTATGTGCAGGACAGTTTCCAGCGCGACGGCATCTATGGCCGGCTCGGCATCATGGTGCGGCCGCCGCGCGAGCCGTTCTTCGAGAATTGA
- a CDS encoding hypothetical protein (product_source=Hypo-rule applied; cleavage_site_network=SignalP-noTM; pfam=PF13827; superfamily=55447; transmembrane_helix_parts=Inside_1_11,TMhelix_12_34,Outside_35_127) has translation MTFIAARRRALFVAALLLALAPQFAAPALAAGALAVGKCGAYGQAFDYPAQEAALAAARKQCKGDCTTVTMNRACAAFAVDMKNPCGAHGYAVAPRISSSLNAATKKCYDFGGKECVIRAWACDAKG, from the coding sequence TTGACTTTTATTGCTGCGCGCCGTCGCGCGTTGTTTGTTGCTGCTTTGTTACTGGCACTGGCCCCGCAATTCGCTGCGCCCGCGCTGGCCGCCGGCGCGCTGGCCGTGGGCAAATGTGGCGCCTATGGCCAGGCCTTCGACTATCCCGCCCAGGAAGCGGCGCTCGCCGCCGCCCGCAAGCAGTGCAAGGGCGACTGCACCACGGTGACCATGAATCGCGCCTGCGCGGCATTCGCCGTCGATATGAAAAATCCCTGCGGAGCCCATGGCTATGCGGTGGCGCCGCGGATTTCCAGCTCACTGAACGCGGCGACGAAGAAATGCTATGACTTCGGCGGCAAGGAATGTGTGATCCGCGCCTGGGCCTGTGACGCCAAGGGCTGA
- a CDS encoding molybdenum cofactor cytidylyltransferase (product_source=KO:K07141; cath_funfam=3.30.300.30,3.90.550.10; cog=COG2068; ko=KO:K07141; pfam=PF12804; superfamily=53218,53448), which produces MKFGPASPADALGGVTVHTLRQGTLVLKKGTTIGPDEVEALTRADVKEIVVVRLEDGDVSEDVAAASIAQAVAGEGVNVERAFTGRANLFAAHPGVLVVDRTIVDRINAVDEAITFATLAAYKPVVEGEMIATVKLIPFGVAGKLRDAAVAAATGGAMRIAPYGIKRVGIVSTLLPGLAPKVIEKTLRVTAERLAPAGAEIIAERRVAHDETALAASIKELLGLGAELVIVFGASAIADRRDVIPAAIEQVGGAIEHFGMPVDPGNLLLIGNAGGVPVLGAPGCARSPVENGFDWVLMRLLAGLKVTRADLTGMGVGGLLMEIVTRPQPRVPLGTDGNRNVAAIILAAGRSTRMGGPNKLLAELNGKTLVRIVAEQAVASKATSVTVVTGHQAAEVEKALAGLKVKFVHNPDFAEGLAGSVKSGIAAVPADADGAVVCLGDMPLIDTRLIDRLIEAFAPDRGSLIVVPVSDGRRGNPVLWSRRFFGELMTLDGDIGARHLITKHGEAVAEVPVEGHGAFLDIDTPQALAEARRG; this is translated from the coding sequence ATGAAATTCGGTCCCGCCAGTCCGGCGGATGCACTGGGCGGCGTCACCGTCCATACGCTGCGCCAGGGCACGCTCGTTCTCAAGAAGGGCACCACCATCGGTCCCGATGAAGTCGAGGCGCTCACCCGCGCTGACGTCAAGGAGATCGTGGTCGTGCGTCTCGAGGATGGCGACGTCTCGGAAGATGTCGCCGCGGCCAGCATCGCGCAGGCGGTGGCAGGCGAGGGCGTCAACGTCGAGCGCGCCTTCACCGGCCGCGCCAACCTGTTTGCCGCGCATCCCGGCGTGCTCGTGGTGGATCGCACCATCGTCGATCGCATCAATGCCGTCGATGAAGCGATCACCTTTGCGACGCTGGCGGCCTACAAGCCGGTGGTCGAAGGCGAGATGATCGCCACCGTGAAATTGATTCCGTTCGGCGTTGCCGGCAAGCTGCGTGATGCCGCGGTGGCCGCTGCGACCGGCGGCGCGATGCGGATTGCGCCCTATGGCATCAAGCGCGTTGGCATCGTCTCGACGCTGCTGCCGGGCCTTGCGCCGAAGGTGATCGAGAAGACTTTGCGCGTCACTGCGGAACGTCTCGCGCCGGCCGGCGCCGAGATCATTGCCGAACGCCGTGTGGCGCATGATGAGACGGCGCTGGCGGCATCGATCAAGGAATTGCTCGGTCTCGGCGCGGAGCTGGTGATCGTGTTCGGCGCCTCGGCGATTGCCGATCGGCGCGATGTGATCCCGGCGGCGATCGAGCAGGTCGGCGGCGCCATCGAACATTTCGGCATGCCGGTCGATCCCGGCAATCTCTTGCTGATCGGCAATGCCGGCGGCGTCCCGGTATTGGGCGCGCCCGGCTGCGCACGTTCGCCGGTGGAAAACGGTTTTGACTGGGTGCTGATGCGGCTGCTTGCCGGCCTCAAGGTGACCCGCGCCGACCTCACAGGCATGGGCGTCGGTGGCCTGCTGATGGAAATCGTCACCCGGCCGCAGCCGCGCGTGCCTCTGGGCACCGACGGCAATCGTAATGTCGCGGCGATTATCCTCGCCGCAGGCCGTTCGACCCGGATGGGCGGGCCGAACAAGCTCCTGGCCGAACTGAACGGCAAGACGCTGGTGCGGATCGTCGCCGAACAGGCGGTGGCCTCGAAGGCCACCAGCGTGACGGTGGTGACGGGTCATCAGGCCGCCGAGGTCGAGAAGGCGTTGGCGGGCCTGAAGGTGAAGTTCGTGCACAATCCTGATTTCGCCGAGGGGCTTGCCGGTTCGGTGAAATCAGGCATTGCGGCGGTGCCCGCCGATGCCGACGGCGCGGTGGTCTGTCTCGGCGACATGCCGCTGATCGACACCCGTCTGATCGACCGGTTGATCGAGGCTTTTGCGCCGGACCGTGGCAGCCTGATCGTGGTGCCGGTCAGCGACGGTCGCCGCGGCAACCCGGTGCTGTGGTCGCGGCGCTTCTTCGGCGAGTTGATGACGCTGGACGGCGACATCGGCGCCCGGCATCTGATCACGAAGCATGGCGAGGCGGTGGCCGAGGTGCCGGTCGAAGGCCACGGTGCCTTCCTCGACATCGATACCCCGCAGGCACTGGCTGAAGCGCGGCGCGGCTGA